A portion of the Corynebacterium jeikeium genome contains these proteins:
- the folK gene encoding 2-amino-4-hydroxy-6-hydroxymethyldihydropteridine diphosphokinase has protein sequence MIRAVLSIGANMDRARENLTGVQDFFADELVAASKIYATPPWGGVEQGDFLNAVLIVDTSRTPMELLEAGWKLENDAGRVREIHWGPRALDVDIVQVIDKNSGEEIISDDSTLTLPHPWATERAFVLVPWLDADPDAELGGVRVAALVDKLAPEDVNAVRLADSADGEEA, from the coding sequence ATGATTCGCGCAGTTCTTTCTATCGGCGCGAACATGGATCGCGCGCGAGAAAACCTAACAGGTGTGCAGGACTTCTTCGCCGATGAATTGGTCGCAGCCTCAAAAATTTATGCCACCCCGCCTTGGGGTGGGGTAGAGCAGGGCGACTTCCTCAACGCCGTACTCATTGTCGATACGTCCCGGACACCAATGGAGCTACTGGAAGCTGGTTGGAAACTGGAAAATGATGCTGGTCGAGTACGTGAAATTCACTGGGGACCACGGGCGCTCGACGTGGACATTGTGCAGGTCATTGACAAGAACTCCGGCGAGGAGATCATCTCTGACGATTCGACTCTGACCCTGCCGCATCCGTGGGCAACCGAGCGTGCCTTTGTACTGGTGCCGTGGCTCGATGCCGACCCGGATGCCGAATTGGGGGGAGTTCGGGTCGCAGCACTCGTCGATAAGCTGGCACCTGAAGACGTAAACGCAGTGCGTCTAGCAGACAGCGCGGATGGAGAAGAGGCCTAG
- the folB gene encoding dihydroneopterin aldolase, whose product MADRIELKGLKARGYHGCLDFERRDGQDFICDVTLWLDFSGAAASDELDDTVNYADIAATAHGILTGTPRNLIETVATEIAEAVLADDDARAERGLSPLLHAVEVTIHKPHAPIPLDFDDAAVTARRSRKKRLA is encoded by the coding sequence GTGGCTGATCGCATTGAACTCAAAGGTCTGAAAGCCCGCGGCTACCACGGCTGTCTCGACTTCGAGCGCCGCGATGGCCAGGACTTCATCTGTGATGTCACCCTGTGGCTGGATTTCTCCGGTGCCGCTGCCAGCGACGAGCTGGACGACACCGTCAACTACGCCGACATTGCAGCCACAGCGCACGGGATTTTGACCGGCACTCCTCGCAACCTCATCGAAACAGTCGCGACCGAGATCGCCGAAGCAGTGCTTGCCGACGACGACGCCCGCGCCGAACGCGGATTGTCCCCACTGTTGCATGCGGTGGAAGTGACCATTCACAAACCACATGCGCCCATTCCGCTCGACTTCGATGACGCTGCGGTGACAGCCCGCCGTTCGCGGAAGAAGCGGTTGGCATGA
- the folP gene encoding dihydropteroate synthase, with amino-acid sequence MGIENQLCKVMGIVNVTEDSFSDGGLYKTFDAAIAHAHELLAEGAHILDIGGESTRPGAHRVSEDEEIARVVPVVRELAADGHLISVDTMRASVAEAAIAEGAVFINDVSGGLADPNMYAVCADADVPICLMHWKTDRFGSASGRAETHPDGIVADVREHLLQLVDGAMGAGIVEENIVLDPGLGFAKNADDNWALLHGLPELIDLGFPLLVGASRKRFAAAVGSEARAPKQADAATTAISALSAAAGAWAVRVHNVADNLDAVRVAQAWNLGRSLTGYTAAGDYPEGGSNRAAQHDESPAESPAEAALEGDE; translated from the coding sequence ATGGGTATCGAGAATCAGCTCTGCAAAGTGATGGGCATTGTCAACGTCACCGAGGACAGCTTTTCCGATGGCGGCCTGTACAAGACCTTCGACGCGGCGATTGCCCATGCGCACGAGCTGCTCGCTGAAGGCGCACATATTCTCGACATCGGTGGCGAGTCCACTCGCCCCGGCGCACACCGCGTTTCCGAGGATGAGGAAATTGCCCGAGTCGTGCCGGTGGTCCGTGAGCTCGCGGCAGACGGGCACCTGATCAGCGTCGATACTATGCGCGCAAGTGTCGCAGAGGCAGCAATCGCCGAGGGCGCGGTGTTCATCAACGATGTCTCCGGCGGTCTCGCAGACCCCAACATGTACGCAGTCTGCGCCGATGCCGATGTGCCCATCTGCCTGATGCACTGGAAGACCGATCGCTTCGGCTCCGCTTCTGGACGCGCCGAAACTCACCCGGACGGCATTGTCGCCGATGTCCGTGAGCACCTGCTTCAGCTTGTCGACGGTGCCATGGGCGCCGGCATCGTCGAGGAAAATATTGTCCTGGATCCAGGCCTGGGCTTTGCCAAAAACGCCGATGACAATTGGGCGCTCCTCCACGGCCTGCCGGAGCTTATTGACCTCGGTTTCCCCCTGTTGGTCGGTGCTTCCCGCAAGCGTTTCGCCGCCGCCGTCGGCAGTGAGGCTCGCGCGCCAAAGCAGGCTGATGCCGCGACTACCGCAATTTCCGCGCTGTCCGCAGCGGCGGGCGCATGGGCGGTTCGAGTTCACAATGTGGCCGACAACCTCGACGCAGTGCGGGTGGCGCAGGCATGGAACCTTGGCCGCTCACTGACCGGTTACACCGCGGCCGGCGACTATCCGGAAGGTGGCTCTAACCGCGCTGCACAGCACGATGAGTCTCCTGCTGAATCGCCAGCCGAGGCGGCTCTGGAAGGAGACGAGTAG
- the folE gene encoding GTP cyclohydrolase I FolE, with product MEREFDQGRAEAAVRELLIAVGEDPDREGLKETPARVARAYREVFAGLFEDPSEVLAKTFNEDHQELVLVKDIPIYSTCEHHLVPFFGVAHIGYIPGKDGRVTGLSKLARLVDGYAKRPQVQERLTSQVADALVERLDPASAIVVIEAEHLCMAMRGIRKPGARTVTSAVRGGFKTDARSRAEAMALIRKS from the coding sequence ATGGAGCGCGAATTCGATCAGGGGCGGGCCGAGGCTGCGGTTCGTGAACTGTTGATTGCCGTCGGTGAGGATCCCGACAGGGAAGGCCTGAAGGAGACACCGGCGCGAGTGGCGCGAGCCTACCGTGAGGTTTTCGCGGGCCTGTTTGAAGATCCGTCTGAGGTGCTGGCAAAGACCTTCAACGAGGATCATCAAGAACTCGTTTTGGTGAAGGACATCCCGATTTACTCCACCTGTGAGCACCATTTGGTGCCGTTCTTCGGCGTTGCCCACATTGGTTACATCCCGGGCAAGGACGGTCGTGTGACGGGCTTGTCCAAGCTCGCTCGTCTGGTCGATGGCTATGCGAAGCGCCCGCAGGTGCAGGAACGTCTGACCAGTCAGGTTGCGGATGCCTTGGTGGAGCGGCTGGATCCGGCCTCGGCGATCGTCGTCATTGAAGCGGAGCATCTCTGCATGGCCATGCGCGGTATCCGCAAACCGGGTGCGCGCACGGTGACCTCAGCCGTCCGCGGTGGCTTCAAGACGGATGCCCGTTCGCGCGCAGAGGCAATGGCGCTCATCCGCAAGAGCTAA
- the hflB gene encoding ATP-dependent zinc metalloprotease FtsH yields the protein MDKKKVFRFATVAGIILIILFAITQLADDSREYREVDTSVALTQLDKGNVTEAQIDDREQRIRLTLKKGVEVEGTEDVTKVMTKYPARATDQVFDKVTAAKGMEKFDTKVTQDSFLMSTLGFLLPMVIFFFVIMYFFSRMQGGKNGMFGFGGNRAKLLNKETPTNTFEDVAGADEAVQELDEIRDFLQHPARYEELGAKIPRGVLLYGPPGTGKTLLARAVAGEAGVPFYTISGSDFVEMFVGVGASRVRDLFNQAKENSPCIIFIDEIDAVGRQRGAGMGGGHDEREQTLNQLLVEMDGFGDRQGVIIMAATNRPDILDPALLRPGRFDRQIPVGAPDLKGREAILKVHARNKPLGPDADLTSLAKRTAGMSGADLQNVLNEAALLTARVNGNIITADALEEAVDRVIGGPRRTSKVISEQEKKVTAYHEGGHTLAAWALKDIERVYKVTILARGRTGGHALTVPEDDKGMYNLPELFARLVFAMGGRAAEELVFGLPTTGASADIEQATKIARAMVTEYGMSPELGPVKYGEEQGDPFVGRGGSGSLDYSPEVAATIDQQVRLLINKAHDEAYAILKENRDTLDVLAEKLLEKETLRRPDLEVIFTDVVPRERLNFFDSDTKHPADGREPVKTPVELAIERGEEPPKRVNIFAPVRRREPENQDAGNNGNGQGPAGSAGAGNASVPGLPGAQQDRPNVPVYGGTPPPAGWTAPGWPPKDTGSTHSSAPAPAPAPAPTPRPDGQNQPGSQEGQGNARGQHPGTANYPAGAPDFGSKATGTGSNGGNGPANIPAPPKMPWDRQGGRHRQDNSGSDATPTTVMPSAGQQQELRGFRLPDNEQPEHTERPENPKNADNSDDKGAQMHDSDKDGVVKRNEDNSAWQDKPDTNEER from the coding sequence TCCTCTTTGCTATTACTCAGCTGGCGGATGATTCCCGGGAATACCGCGAGGTGGATACGTCCGTTGCCCTGACCCAGTTGGATAAGGGCAATGTCACGGAAGCTCAGATTGACGATCGTGAACAGCGAATTCGCCTCACCCTGAAGAAGGGCGTGGAGGTCGAAGGTACTGAGGACGTCACGAAGGTGATGACCAAGTACCCAGCGCGTGCGACCGACCAAGTCTTTGACAAGGTCACCGCCGCCAAGGGTATGGAGAAGTTCGATACCAAGGTCACGCAGGATTCCTTCCTGATGTCCACCTTGGGCTTCCTGCTGCCGATGGTGATCTTCTTCTTCGTCATCATGTACTTCTTCAGCCGCATGCAAGGCGGCAAGAACGGCATGTTCGGCTTTGGTGGCAACCGCGCCAAGCTGCTGAACAAGGAGACCCCGACCAATACGTTCGAGGATGTTGCTGGTGCCGATGAGGCCGTCCAGGAGCTCGACGAGATTAGGGATTTCCTGCAGCACCCAGCTCGCTACGAAGAGCTCGGCGCGAAGATTCCGCGTGGTGTTCTGCTCTACGGTCCTCCCGGTACCGGTAAGACCTTGCTGGCCCGCGCCGTCGCTGGTGAGGCAGGAGTGCCTTTCTACACCATCTCGGGTTCGGACTTCGTTGAAATGTTCGTCGGTGTCGGTGCCTCTCGTGTCCGTGACCTGTTTAATCAGGCCAAGGAAAACAGCCCGTGCATTATCTTCATCGACGAGATTGACGCCGTCGGTCGCCAGCGTGGTGCCGGTATGGGCGGCGGCCATGATGAGCGTGAGCAAACCCTGAACCAGCTGCTGGTGGAGATGGATGGTTTTGGTGATCGTCAGGGTGTGATCATCATGGCTGCGACCAACCGTCCGGATATTCTCGACCCGGCGCTGCTGCGTCCGGGCCGTTTTGACCGACAGATTCCGGTGGGCGCACCAGACCTGAAGGGCCGCGAGGCAATTCTGAAGGTCCACGCCCGGAACAAGCCGCTTGGGCCGGATGCGGATCTGACGTCGCTGGCGAAGCGCACCGCCGGTATGAGCGGTGCTGATCTGCAGAACGTGCTGAATGAAGCTGCGCTGCTGACTGCTCGCGTCAACGGCAACATCATTACTGCGGATGCGTTGGAAGAGGCAGTCGACCGAGTTATCGGCGGTCCGCGCCGTACCTCCAAGGTGATTTCCGAGCAGGAGAAGAAGGTCACCGCCTACCACGAGGGTGGCCACACCCTGGCTGCGTGGGCGCTGAAGGACATTGAGCGTGTTTACAAGGTCACCATCTTGGCTCGCGGTCGCACTGGTGGACATGCGCTGACCGTCCCCGAGGACGACAAGGGCATGTATAACCTGCCAGAGCTCTTTGCCCGTCTGGTCTTCGCCATGGGTGGTCGCGCTGCCGAGGAGCTGGTGTTCGGATTGCCGACTACCGGTGCTTCTGCCGATATCGAGCAGGCCACCAAGATTGCTCGCGCCATGGTGACCGAGTACGGCATGTCGCCGGAGCTCGGCCCGGTGAAGTACGGGGAGGAGCAGGGCGACCCGTTCGTCGGCCGCGGTGGCAGCGGCTCTTTGGACTACTCTCCGGAGGTGGCAGCAACCATTGATCAGCAGGTTCGTTTGCTGATCAATAAGGCTCATGACGAGGCCTACGCCATCTTGAAGGAAAACCGCGACACTCTCGATGTTCTGGCTGAGAAACTGCTGGAGAAGGAGACTCTGCGTCGTCCGGATCTGGAAGTTATCTTCACCGATGTCGTTCCCCGTGAGCGCCTGAACTTCTTCGATAGCGACACTAAGCACCCGGCCGATGGCCGCGAGCCGGTGAAGACACCGGTGGAGTTGGCAATCGAGCGCGGCGAGGAACCGCCGAAGCGTGTCAACATCTTCGCGCCGGTGCGCCGCCGCGAACCGGAGAACCAGGACGCGGGCAACAACGGCAATGGTCAGGGGCCGGCAGGCTCCGCTGGTGCCGGTAATGCTAGTGTCCCGGGTTTGCCGGGCGCCCAGCAGGACCGACCGAATGTTCCGGTTTACGGTGGCACCCCACCGCCGGCTGGTTGGACCGCTCCAGGTTGGCCGCCGAAGGATACCGGCAGCACGCACAGTTCGGCTCCCGCACCGGCACCGGCGCCTGCGCCGACTCCTCGCCCTGATGGGCAGAACCAGCCGGGTTCGCAGGAAGGCCAGGGCAACGCGCGTGGCCAGCACCCGGGCACTGCTAACTACCCGGCAGGTGCGCCGGACTTCGGCTCGAAGGCAACCGGTACGGGTAGTAACGGTGGCAACGGCCCCGCGAATATCCCTGCCCCTCCGAAGATGCCGTGGGACAGGCAGGGCGGACGTCACCGCCAGGACAACTCTGGCAGCGATGCCACCCCGACTACGGTGATGCCGTCGGCAGGACAACAGCAGGAGCTGCGCGGATTCCGCCTGCCGGATAACGAGCAGCCGGAACACACAGAACGTCCGGAAAACCCGAAGAACGCCGACAATTCCGATGACAAGGGGGCACAGATGCACGATTCGGATAAGGACGGCGTCGTCAAGCGAAACGAAGACAACAGCGCCTGGCAGGACAAGCCGGACACCAACGAGGAGCGATAA